From Hydra vulgaris chromosome 07, alternate assembly HydraT2T_AEP, a single genomic window includes:
- the LOC136082335 gene encoding uncharacterized protein LOC136082335: MEDSEAENSDNEERVLAENDYKIGAHKEKNHLVHQCLVCTYKYILQRRALGGSLAIKNTFHIYHHILMISVDIDECERVFFALKHVKNKLRNKLTQEHTRDTLLCYYNVDILKEIPLDEIVNIFAAGSHERRRLLLG, encoded by the exons ATGGAAGATAGCGAAGCAGAAAATTCAGATAACGAAGAACGCGTATTGGCAGAAAATGACTACAAAATAGGAGCTCATAAAGAAAAGAATCATCTTGTGCACCAATGTCTTGTATGCACTTACAA ATATATTCTGCAACGGAGAGCATTAGGCGGATCTTTGGCAATAAAAAATACGTTTCATATATATCACCATATTTTGATGATAAGTGTTGATATTGATGAGTGCGAGAGAGTATTTTTTGCtcttaaacatgtaaaaaacaaattaagaaaCAAATTGACCCAGGAACACACGCGAGATACGTTACTATGTTACTACAATGTGGATATTTTAAAGGAAATCCCTTTAGAtgaaattgttaatatatttgcAGCAGGAAGCCATGAACGACGCCGCCTTCTACTcggatag